The Chloroflexota bacterium genome includes the window GCTGGAGTCCATCCGGCTGCTGACGACCGCGTCGGTCCTGTTTGCAGACCGATGCGTCAGCGGCATCACCGCTGACGAGGATCGTGCCCGGGAGTACGCCGAGGGGTCACCCGCGGTGGCGACGGCCTTGAACCCGGTCCTCGGTTACGAGGAGGCGGCCAGCATCGCCAAGCAAGCCCTCGCCGAGCGGAAGAGCATCCGGGAGGTCGTGATCGAGCGTGGCCACGTCGAGAGGGGCACGATCACCCGCGAGGACCTCGACCGCCTCCTCGACGTGATGGGCATGACGCAAAGGGCCCCGTGAACGTCGATCGCGCAGCCCTCGGCGCGCGCCTCGACCAGGAGCGTCGGCGGGCGAGCCAACTCGGCGATATTCGCGAGGCCATCTTCGGGGCACAGGACGGCTTGGTCAGCACGCTTGCTGTGGTCAGCGCGGTCAGTGGCGCCACGGACGATCGGTTCACGGTTCTCATAGCGGGCATCGCCACTGGCCTGGCCGGGATCTTCAGCATGGCAGCCGGGGAATACCTGTCGAGCAAGAGCCAGCGGGAGATCGCCCTGGCCCAGATCGGGGCCGAACGTGAGCGGGTCGCCAACCAGCGCAGCGACGTGCAGGCCGAGTTGGCATACATGCTCGAGGAGGACGGCCTGGAGAGCCATGATGCCGAGCTCGTTGCCGAGGTCATGGCTCGCCGACCCGAGGTGCTCCTCAACTCGAAGGTCGAGAAGGAGTACGGCATCGCGGTCGAGGAGGCCCGTGGCTCACCGCTCCAGGGAGGCGTCGTGATGGGTGTCGCGTTCGGTTTGGGTGCCCTCGTGCCCATCCTGCCCTACGTCGTCCTCCCGACCGAAGTGGCGGTATACGCATCGGTCCTCGCCACCGCTGGCGTGCTGTTTGCAATCGGGATTGTGAAGACCCGATGGACGCTTGGTCATCCGATCTGGTCGGGTATCGAGATCTTGCTCATCGGTGCGGCGGCGGGCATCGTCGGTTACCTCCTCGGAACTGTCCTGCCGAACCTGCTCGGCGTTCCGGCAATGAGCTGAGAGCGAAGGTCGGCCGATGCGCCTCGAAGACAGCGTCACCATCAACCGGCCCCCCGAGGAGGTCTGGGCGTTCTACACGGACTGGTTCAACGCGCCTCGCATCGGCGGCGGAGACATGCTCGGCCTTCGGCAGACCTCGCCGGGCCCCACGGGCATCGGCTCGACCCTGCAGGGCCGAAGGGTGATCCTCGGCTTCGAAGCCCGGATCCAGTTTCTGATCACCGAATGGGACCCGCCGCGCACGATGGCGTCGTCGATATCGGGCCGGGCACTCAGATCGGGCTCGGCACGCACGACCCTTGAGGCGGTCGGCGACGGGACCCGGTTCAGTGGATGGCTGGAGCTGGAGCTGCGCCCGGCGTGGAGGTTGCTGCTGCCGATCGTCGGCCCGGTCATGAAGCGCAACAGGCGCACCGCCTACGCGAACTTGAAACGGTTCCTCGAATCCCAGCCTTGATGGACGGCCGAAGGGAGACCAGTGCCGCATTTCGATGAGAGCATCGTGATCAACCGCCCAGTGGACCAGGTGATTGCGTTCGCGACCGACTGGTTCAACGGACCGCGCGACGGCAGTGTTCTGGCATTTCGCCAAACCTCACCCGGCCTGCCCGGCGTCGGCACAACCTTGGAGGGGCGAATGGTGATCCTGGGCTTCGAGACGCGGTTCACGACACGGATCATAGAGTGGGACCTGCCGCATGCCGTTACTTTCGCCAGCGCGGGCGGGCCCTTCCGGTCGCTTGTTCTGCGTGTGACTCTCGAGTCGAGGGCGGATGGCACCGAGATGGTCGAGTCGCGGGAGATGGACCTACAACCGGCGCTCAAGCTGCTCGGGCCCCTCGTGGTTCCCTTCTGGAGGCGCCGGACGAAGACTGCCCAGAAGAACTTCAAACGCCTCGTGGAAGCACAGCCCCGCTAGGAGGCTGACCAGCGTTAGTCGATCGTCGCGACGTTCACGGGGACGCGAATGCCTTTGAGTCGCTCGGCGCGCAACGGGCCATGGGCGAACCCGCGTTCCGTGGCCGCCAAAACATCCTGGCTGGCGAGAATCTCGTCGGCCCCCGCCAGAGCCGCAATGCGGGCGGCAGCGTGGACCCCACGGCCGGAGTAGCTGGCACCGCTCTTCGTCGCCTCCGCGGCATGGAGGCCGATCCGGATCGCGGGCGCGAAGCCATGATCACGGCGGTGGTCGCGCATCGTGCGGCGGATGGCGGTGGCTGCTTCGATCGCCTGGTCCGCGGTGGCGAAGGCGAGGAAGAAGCCGTCCCCGGCGTGGTCGAGAATCTCGCCGTGGCGCTCGATGACCAGGTGCCGAATCGTGTCGTCGTGCCAGCGTAGCAGCGCACCCCAGGCCTCGTCGCCGATGGCCTCGATGAGATCGGTGGAGCGGACGACATCGGTGAACATGAAGACCCTCTGCGCCCTGTCGGCGGCCTGCTCGCCAACCGACGCCCCTTCAATGCGTTCCAGCTCCGCGTAGGCGGCCTTGAGATCCGGCTCTGCCCCGAGCCGCTGGAACGCGGCGATGGCCGAGTGGAGCTCTTGGGCCGCGGCGTCGTTTCGCCCACCGGCAATGAGCGCCCGCCCCAGGCACGCTCGAGCCCGCGCCGCTTCATACGGGGCCTGTAGCTCCTGCCAGATGCGCCGCGCCCGCCGGAAGGATTCGACCGCCGCCCCGACGTCACCCCCCGCCAAGGCGGCGCGACCAGCTGCGTCGGCCGCGGCGGCGCGCAGGGCGTGGGTCCCGTACCGCTCCCCCAGGCCGCTCATCTCGTCAGCGGCCTCGCGAGCCTGCTGGACGTCGCCGCCGGCGGCGGCTGCCTCGACCAGCGCGGGCAAGAGGCGCGCCCGCTCGAGGGGGGTCACGGCGGGTTCGTCGAGCGCCTCGCGGAGGAGGCTGCGGGCGGCATCGGTTCGGCCCTGTGCCAGTCGCAACATGGCCAGTCCCGGCTCCGGATCGCGGCCCAACTCGTGTGCCTCGGCGAACGCCTGCTCTGCGGCGCCGTAGTCTCCAAGTCTCAGGCGGATCTCGCCAATCTGATAGAACCCTTCGCCGGAGTAGGCCACGGCGAAGTCGCGCAGCTCGTCGCACGCCAGCCGCGCCTCGGACTCGGCCTCCTCCCACGCGCCGCTCATCCGAGTGATCTCCGCGCGCCGCACCCGGCACATGCCGGGGAAGCCGGAGATCTGCTGGCGCTCGCACCAGCGCTTGGCGGCTTCGGAGAAGTCCGCCGCGCGGCGGTAGTCCGCTACGTCTTCGCAGGCGATTGTCGCGTTGCAGTAGACGATGGCTGCGGCCCGCGGCGAAAGCTCGTCACCGATGGCGGCCACCATGGCTTCCTCCAGGAGCGCCATCCCCTCCTCGACCCGGCCCAGCTGGACGAGGACCGTGCCCTTGTCCTCCATGCCCAGCCCGATGAGGTCGCGGTCGGCGAGTCGAGTCCCGATCTCGAAGACCCGGTTTGCGTGCTCCAACGCCTCCTCGAGATCGCCACGATTCAACGCGGCGTTTCGCCGCGCCCGCTCGAGAAGTCCGTGGGCGTGCGCCTCCGGAGTCCCCTCCAGCAGGCGTTGCGCGCGGCTCACCCAGCCTGAGGCGACCGAAGGCTCGAGCCGATGGCTGTACTCGGTCGCCAGCTGCAGGGCTGTTCGGGCGGCACGCGCTGGCTCGTCGGCGGCGATGTGACCCGCGTACGCTCGTTCCTGGGCGGCGATCGCCGAGGTCATGTCCCCGGTCCACCAGGCGGCATCGCCGAGCTGATCGAGGTCTCCAGGCGTCAGCAGCTTCGCCGCGTCGGCGGCGCTGAACAGGTCCAGCGCTTCTTGCCAGCGGTGCTCTGCCGCAGCGGTGCGCGCCTGGAGCAGGGCTTCGGCAGGTGGAGTGGCCTGGATGGTGGTCATGGCTGCGCCTGATCCTACAATGGACCTTCCGAATATCCGCGCAGACGAGT containing:
- a CDS encoding SRPBCC family protein; this translates as MPHFDESIVINRPVDQVIAFATDWFNGPRDGSVLAFRQTSPGLPGVGTTLEGRMVILGFETRFTTRIIEWDLPHAVTFASAGGPFRSLVLRVTLESRADGTEMVESREMDLQPALKLLGPLVVPFWRRRTKTAQKNFKRLVEAQPR
- a CDS encoding adenylate/guanylate cyclase domain-containing protein; translation: MTTIQATPPAEALLQARTAAAEHRWQEALDLFSAADAAKLLTPGDLDQLGDAAWWTGDMTSAIAAQERAYAGHIAADEPARAARTALQLATEYSHRLEPSVASGWVSRAQRLLEGTPEAHAHGLLERARRNAALNRGDLEEALEHANRVFEIGTRLADRDLIGLGMEDKGTVLVQLGRVEEGMALLEEAMVAAIGDELSPRAAAIVYCNATIACEDVADYRRAADFSEAAKRWCERQQISGFPGMCRVRRAEITRMSGAWEEAESEARLACDELRDFAVAYSGEGFYQIGEIRLRLGDYGAAEQAFAEAHELGRDPEPGLAMLRLAQGRTDAARSLLREALDEPAVTPLERARLLPALVEAAAAGGDVQQAREAADEMSGLGERYGTHALRAAAADAAGRAALAGGDVGAAVESFRRARRIWQELQAPYEAARARACLGRALIAGGRNDAAAQELHSAIAAFQRLGAEPDLKAAYAELERIEGASVGEQAADRAQRVFMFTDVVRSTDLIEAIGDEAWGALLRWHDDTIRHLVIERHGEILDHAGDGFFLAFATADQAIEAATAIRRTMRDHRRDHGFAPAIRIGLHAAEATKSGASYSGRGVHAAARIAALAGADEILASQDVLAATERGFAHGPLRAERLKGIRVPVNVATID
- a CDS encoding SRPBCC family protein translates to MRLEDSVTINRPPEEVWAFYTDWFNAPRIGGGDMLGLRQTSPGPTGIGSTLQGRRVILGFEARIQFLITEWDPPRTMASSISGRALRSGSARTTLEAVGDGTRFSGWLELELRPAWRLLLPIVGPVMKRNRRTAYANLKRFLESQP
- a CDS encoding VIT1/CCC1 transporter family protein codes for the protein MNVDRAALGARLDQERRRASQLGDIREAIFGAQDGLVSTLAVVSAVSGATDDRFTVLIAGIATGLAGIFSMAAGEYLSSKSQREIALAQIGAERERVANQRSDVQAELAYMLEEDGLESHDAELVAEVMARRPEVLLNSKVEKEYGIAVEEARGSPLQGGVVMGVAFGLGALVPILPYVVLPTEVAVYASVLATAGVLFAIGIVKTRWTLGHPIWSGIEILLIGAAAGIVGYLLGTVLPNLLGVPAMS